A region from the Candidatus Thorarchaeota archaeon genome encodes:
- a CDS encoding ferritin family protein, with amino-acid sequence MVTEGTIMNNVQNAFEQLITLAIEREVEAYEFYTNAAQDAELKSSAKLLHELAKQEESHKQKLEAALKDGVSSTFEVSIDELEMKKLRDYLADVPLNTDSSPQDVLVVAIKREDNAHEFYRILSEMTSHSGHKAVFEMLAREELSHKDRLEKLYDALVQPDM; translated from the coding sequence ATGGTTACTGAGGGAACAATTATGAACAATGTTCAGAATGCTTTCGAGCAATTGATCACTCTCGCCATCGAGCGGGAAGTAGAAGCATACGAATTCTATACCAATGCAGCTCAGGATGCAGAGCTCAAGTCCTCTGCAAAACTGCTCCACGAGCTTGCGAAGCAGGAAGAGTCCCACAAGCAGAAACTGGAGGCGGCTCTCAAGGATGGTGTCAGCTCCACTTTCGAAGTATCCATTGATGAACTGGAAATGAAAAAGCTCCGTGACTATCTTGCAGATGTTCCGCTCAATACGGACTCATCCCCTCAAGACGTTCTTGTCGTCGCTATCAAACGTGAAGATAACGCTCATGAATTCTACAGGATTCTCTCAGAGATGACCTCGCACTCTGGTCACAAGGCTGTCTTTGAGATGTTGGCGCGAGAGGAATTATCTCATAAGGATCGTCTTGAGAAGCTATATGACGCTCTCGTTCAGCCTGACATGTAA
- a CDS encoding YbhB/YbcL family Raf kinase inhibitor-like protein gives MKLWSNDFENGSPIPDRCAYRRENKSPHLAWDEAPMETKSFALICNDPDAPVGDWIHWLVHSIPADAREIPTGGPVSGIEITNDFGTSGWGGPAPPSGTHRYFFTLYALDVPSLEGATKSNFKNLCETHKIATAQIMGTYSKR, from the coding sequence ATGAAATTGTGGAGTAATGATTTTGAGAATGGATCACCGATTCCTGACAGATGTGCGTATCGTCGAGAGAACAAGAGTCCGCATCTGGCGTGGGACGAGGCCCCTATGGAAACTAAGAGCTTTGCACTCATCTGTAATGATCCAGATGCACCTGTTGGTGACTGGATCCACTGGTTAGTACATAGCATTCCTGCTGACGCAAGAGAGATCCCTACAGGAGGCCCCGTGAGCGGGATAGAGATCACGAATGATTTTGGAACATCTGGATGGGGAGGCCCGGCCCCACCATCAGGAACACACCGGTACTTTTTCACACTCTATGCACTTGATGTGCCAAGTTTAGAAGGCGCCACAAAATCCAATTTCAAGAACCTATGCGAGACTCACAAGATAGCCACTGCACAAATCATGGGGACCTATTCAAAAAGATAA
- the sufC gene encoding Fe-S cluster assembly ATPase SufC, whose translation MIMMTAPPLMEIIGLRVEVKGMPILRGVDLSFEQGKVYAILGPNASGKSTLAKAIMGLPEYEIKGGDIRFGGQSILDKTITERAQLGIAYAFQAPPTISGVTLEDFICRICPEYVSRTPDGHLMAESCPCRKDLYGDFDRLGISNLASRDLNDGFSGGEMKRSELFQVLSMRPKIMFLDEPDSGLDYDSLKIVGRELKAIKDEKKSTMVIISHHRYILEFLEVDQVYILQQGRLAYTGDMSIIPQLEEKGYEQFLEQIPA comes from the coding sequence ATGATAATGATGACAGCCCCACCATTAATGGAGATCATTGGTCTAAGAGTAGAAGTCAAAGGTATGCCAATTCTACGAGGTGTTGACCTCAGCTTCGAACAAGGAAAAGTCTATGCGATCCTTGGGCCAAATGCCTCTGGAAAGTCAACATTGGCAAAGGCAATCATGGGACTTCCAGAGTATGAGATAAAGGGGGGCGATATTCGATTTGGAGGCCAATCGATACTCGACAAGACTATCACAGAACGGGCACAACTCGGAATCGCCTATGCGTTTCAGGCACCGCCCACAATATCGGGTGTGACACTTGAGGACTTTATCTGTCGCATATGCCCAGAGTATGTAAGTAGAACCCCTGACGGCCATCTAATGGCCGAATCCTGCCCCTGCAGGAAAGATCTCTATGGGGATTTCGATAGGTTAGGAATTAGCAATCTGGCCAGTCGAGATCTCAATGATGGGTTTTCGGGTGGTGAGATGAAACGAAGCGAGCTCTTTCAGGTCCTCTCGATGCGACCCAAGATCATGTTTCTTGATGAACCCGATAGTGGCCTTGACTACGACTCGCTCAAGATCGTTGGGCGCGAGCTGAAGGCAATAAAAGATGAGAAAAAGAGTACTATGGTGATTATTAGTCATCACAGATACATACTCGAGTTTCTAGAGGTCGATCAGGTCTATATCCTTCAGCAAGGGCGTCTCGCATATACAGGAGATATGAGCATCATACCTCAACTTGAGGAAAAGGGGTATGAACAGTTCTTAGAACAGATTCCCGCATAA
- a CDS encoding SufD family Fe-S cluster assembly protein, with the protein MTDIKDLKKRAERALGRTSAYGDDIDLSEFTFSDTEPRSIGVDGIPEEDRSLAEEVGFDTSQRQVSGSYMQFDNESILADVLIKQEGLEVIPTHEALKKYDWAWDYLWNAVPVDADKYTAISELQQYDGYFIRAMEGAIIEMPVQTCLVIKKGHSVQNVHNIVIAEPDSELHIITGCATPSDLERSLHLGVSEFYVKKNAKLTFTMVHKWNESVDVRPRSGTIVEENGVFISSYAILSPARTLQTYPKVRLVGRNARADLYSVVYGTKDSKYDVGGALILEAPGTGGKVVSRSIATEHSEIIARGELVGKVNRVRARLECNGLLLSENARIGAVPMLDAVAEGVELSHEATVGKVGADQLNYLMARGLTEEEATSLIVRGFMHLKAPDLPAPLQKAIDDAVKMTLEKGL; encoded by the coding sequence ATGACTGACATAAAGGACCTAAAAAAGAGAGCAGAGAGAGCACTTGGAAGAACCTCGGCCTATGGTGATGATATTGACCTCTCGGAGTTCACGTTTTCAGATACCGAGCCGAGATCGATAGGCGTAGATGGAATTCCTGAAGAGGACCGGTCTCTTGCAGAGGAAGTGGGATTTGATACGTCACAGAGGCAAGTGTCCGGATCATATATGCAATTTGATAATGAGAGCATCCTTGCAGATGTACTCATCAAGCAGGAGGGACTGGAGGTCATTCCAACCCATGAGGCCCTTAAGAAATACGATTGGGCGTGGGACTATCTATGGAATGCGGTTCCTGTTGATGCGGACAAGTACACTGCAATTAGCGAGTTGCAGCAGTATGATGGCTATTTCATAAGAGCCATGGAAGGCGCCATAATCGAGATGCCGGTACAGACCTGCCTTGTCATTAAGAAGGGGCATTCAGTTCAGAATGTACACAATATCGTCATAGCAGAACCTGATTCGGAGCTTCATATTATCACAGGATGTGCAACCCCAAGTGACTTGGAACGCTCGTTGCATCTTGGGGTCTCAGAGTTCTATGTAAAGAAGAATGCAAAACTGACATTCACCATGGTTCACAAATGGAACGAGTCTGTAGATGTGCGGCCACGTTCAGGTACGATAGTTGAGGAGAATGGCGTCTTCATCTCCAGCTACGCAATCCTGAGCCCTGCACGTACACTCCAGACCTATCCAAAGGTCAGACTCGTTGGCCGTAATGCGCGGGCGGATCTCTATTCTGTGGTCTATGGCACCAAAGACTCAAAGTATGACGTTGGTGGTGCACTCATTCTTGAGGCACCTGGCACAGGAGGCAAAGTAGTATCACGTTCCATCGCCACAGAACATTCCGAAATCATTGCCAGAGGCGAGTTGGTAGGGAAAGTGAATAGAGTACGGGCCAGACTGGAGTGTAATGGACTGCTTCTTAGCGAGAATGCACGAATTGGCGCGGTCCCTATGCTTGATGCCGTTGCAGAGGGCGTTGAACTCAGCCATGAGGCGACAGTAGGGAAGGTGGGTGCCGATCAGTTGAACTATCTAATGGCACGAGGACTGACCGAAGAAGAGGCAACCTCGCTCATCGTCAGAGGATTTATGCATTTGAAGGCACCAGATCTACCAGCACCTCTGCAGAAAGCGATAGATGATGCAGTGAAAATGACCCTTGAAAAGGGACTGTGA